CCATTCACAATCACACGTGTGGGATAAATTTTCTGTCTCACCTCAGGGGTGCACCTCAAAACTCACGCCAATTTGGGGTGGACTGGGATGAATGGGGAGGGGGTAGGGGAGGGTCCGGGTGTTAACCAAAGAGTAAATTTTTGCGGCAGGAGCGCAGGTTTCATGGTTGCCCGATACGGTGGCGGAGCAGATCCCTCCGATCCTCTTCGGCCGCTGAAGAAAACGCGGCCTCATTTACGGATCTGTCGGGATGGCAGGTCTATAGGGATGAAGTGCAGTGGATGGGGTAGAGAGGGTCGGAGTGTTAACTAAGGAGTGAGACGCTGATCAGGAAAAAGGGCCTGAGAAAAGACCGCTGCCGAGGGCGGCGGTACCACACAAAAGTCGCCGGAACAGCAACTCGCAAGATCGAAAGGTTCGCTCATTCTTATAAAAGGGCATAAAAGGGTAACCTGCAGGTTCGATCCCTGGAACTAAGGCTTTTTGAATCAGCTTTTAGGCGTAAGCACTGGCAGTTCAGCGTGCTAAAATTTGAGTAACCCTTCGGCCCAAAGAGACATTCTGAAGAGACGATTCTATTGATTGAGCTAGCGCCCTCCATATTGTCGGCGGATTTTGCCCACCTGGCAGACCAGATCCAGGCGGTGGCGGAAGGCGGCGCAACCGTGCTGCACGTTGACGTAATGGACGGGCATTTTGTGCCGAATATTACGATTGGGCCTCCGGTGGTGGCCAGCGTGAGGAAGGTAACGAACCTGCCGCTGGATTGTCACTTGATGATTGAGAATCCTGACCAGTACATTCCGGCGTTTGTGGATGCCGGAGCGGACTGGATTTCTGTGCATCAGGAAGCATGCGTGCACCTGAACAGGACGATTGAGCTGATCCGCAGCCATGGAGCGAACCCGGGAGTGGTGATCAATCCGGCAACGCCGGTGGGCACGCTGGAAGAAGTGCTGGACATGGTGCATCACGTTCTGGTGATGTCAGTGAATCCGGGGTTTGGCGGGCAGAAATTTATTCCTTCGTCACTGGAGAAGGTACGCAAGCTGGCGCTGATGCGCACGGCGCGCAATGCGAATTTCAGGATCGAGATTGACGGCGGCATGGCCCCGGACACGATTGGTCAGGCAGTGCGGGCGGGAGTCGAGGTATTGGTCGCCGGAAACGCCGTTTTTGGCAAGGGAAATCCCAGAGAGAACACGCAGCGCCTGCTGAAGCTGGCGACGGAAGCCACGCTGCAAAGAGTCTGAAGCTACAGTGCAACGAATGGGCCTGGAAAAACATTGGCCTTGGGATTGTTGTTGCGAAAGATCGTTGATTGAAAAGATCGTGGCCAGCAAGACCCTTGATCGAGAAAGCTATTTGGCCAGTAAGAGCGTGGGTTCGTAAGGGCGCTGATTAGCAAGACCAGATTTGTAAAACCAGGTTTCGTAAGATCGTAGTTCCGTTCAGAGCACGTCCTTAGAATTTTGAGGTAGGTAAATGGTGCGAAAAATTCTTGTTTCAGCCGTGTTGGCCGGCGCAGTGCTGGCCTCAAGCGGATGCCATCACAAAGTCCAGAACCCCCTGGCGAACATTGATTCAAAGCAACCGGATAAGAGCTTGTTCGACCGCTCCATGGATTCAATGAAAAAGGCGCGTTATCAGGAAGCCCGGACGCTGCTTGAGACACTGATCAATACGTATCCTGATTCCGAGTACATTGCGCGGGCCAAGCTAGCGCTGGGCGATGCGTGGTACAACGAAGGCGGCAAAGCGGCATGGCAGCAGGCCGAATCGGAATACAAGGACTTCCAGACGTTTTTCCCCAACCTGCCGGAAGCGTCAGAGGCGCAGTTGAAGATTGCGTCCATGCATTATCGCGAAATGGAAAAGCCGGACCGCGATTATGCCGAGGCGCAACGCGCGGCGGACGAGTATAAACAGCTAATCCAGCAATATCCTGACAGCCCGCTGGTGCCGCAGGCGAAGCAGAAACTGCGCGAGGTACAGGAAATCCTGGGAGAGCGCCAGTATCGCATCGCGCACTTCTATTACCTGCGCGACAATCTGGCGGCCTCGCAGGCAAGGCTGCAATCGCTGACGGAATCCTACCCGCTCTACTCACAGTCCGATGAGGCGCTGTTTGAGCTGGGGAACATTTACGAAAAAGAAGCTGCTGGGCTGAGGAAGCAGAAGATGCCGGAAGCACAGAGGGAAAAGCTGGTCGCCCAATTTGAAAAGAAGGCGATTGACGCTTACTCCAGGATCATCACGCGCTATCCGGCAACAGACCGGGTGGGCGATGCCAAGCGACGTTTAGAGGCTTTGAAAGCCCCGATCCCGCAGCCTACGGCAGAAGCGCTGGCGGAGAGCAAGGCGGAAGAAGCGAGCCGCGAGAAGCTAAAGCTGGTAGCGAAACTGACCGGCAACTTCAAGAAGCATCCGAACGTTGCGCCCGCAACCAAAGTAGGCGAGCCCAATCTGCAGGATGAAACAGTAACAAGCGCGCCGGCAATCATCAATGACTTGAATCAACAGGTGAGCGGCGTGGCGCCCAGCAACAGTGTTGGAGTGCAGGCCGTAGGTACGGGAACGGGAACTCCGGATGCAAACGAGAAAGCGCCGGGCACTGCAGACACCACGCCAGCAGATGGAGCCGCTGCTAAACCAGCTCTGCCGCAGGTGAATGAGATTCAGAAGCCCGATCCGGCGTCGAGCAGCCAGACAACCGCGCAGGATGGCCAGGCGGCTGCGGACAAACAGGCAGCGCCGGTGGACCGCAAACAGGAATCCAGCAGCAAGAAAAAAGAGAAGAAGGGGCTGCGCAAGCTGATTCCGTTTTAAGCAGGGCGCTTGACTACCCTCTCACGGAACCCACAGGGGCTAGCACTTTTGGAATGCGCAGAATGCATGCCTCTGTTGGTTCTGAGGTAGTGTTCTGATTGACTTCAAAGCTAATTATCAGTAAGTTAGCCCTGTTTCCCGCCTCATACAAGGGATGATGCGCCGGCGCGCGATTTTGGTTCGTCCGGATGTGGCATAGCCAGTGGCGCACTGATGACAGTTGATGCACGGCGCGCAGCTTTAAGAAGGTGTTTTTTACGTGTCTTTAAGAATTCTATTTGCCGATGACAGCATGACTGCCCAGAACATGGGCAAGAAAATCCTTTCTGATGCGGGCTACGACGTGGTGGCTGTCAGCAACGGCGCGGCTGCCGTGAAGAAAATCGCCGAGCAGAAGCCCGACATCATCATCCTTGACGTTTACATGCCGGGATATTCCGGGCTGGAAGTCTGCGAAAAAGTGCGCGGCTCTCTGGAGACAATGAAGACGCCGGTGCTGCTGACTGTCGGCAAGATGGAGCCGTACAAACCGGAAGACGCGAACCGCGTAAAGGCAGATGGCGTCATCATCAAGCCGTTTGAGGCCAGCGATCTGCTGGCAATTATCAAGAAATTTGAAGAGCGCATTGGGCAGATGCCGGCGCCGCCGATAGTGCAACAGGCTGCGCGCGCGGAGGTTCAATACCAAGAAGATACGAGCGCAGCGGTTGAACACCTAGACCACAATTCCATGGGCAAACCCAGCTCACAGCCGATGGTGGAAGTGCCAGATCATATGGCTGGCGCCGCCGCGTTCAACGATATGCTGGGAGCAGATTCCTCTATAGCGCCGCAGCATTTTGGCGTGAGCAGCCCCGCGGCAACATTTGAAACGTCGGTAATTGTGCCTGCTCCGCCGATTCCCACAGCAGACTACGAGCTGCCTGGTGGATGGAAAGAAGAAGCAAGACCGGAACCCGCTGCCGTTGCGCCTGCTGCGGAGCCCGAACCTGAAATCACCGCCACGCCGGTAGAAGTTGCGCCTGAACCGGTTGCCGCTGAAGTGGAACCGGAAACAGTGGCAATGGAGCCGCTTGCTGATCCGGAAACAAATGCAATGCCGATGGAAGCCGCTGAGGCTTCGTCCGCTGCGGCTGTGGAGCCCGCGCATCCGCAATTTATACCCGTCTACAAGGAACCGGAGCCGCAACCACAAGCAGACGCGGCTTCTTACGAAGTTTTGCCAACGGCTGCACCGCCTACCGGTGAAATAGAGATTCCGCGCGAACCGGAGTTGCAGGAAACGGCTGATGAAACCACACGAGCTACCGTGGCTGACCGAGTCGAACCCGGATTGCTGTCGACACTTGAATCAGTTGCTGACGCTGCAAGAAAGGCAGCCTCCGAGGAACATCCGGCTTATCATCCAAACGCCGCAGCCCAGGAAGCGCCTTCAGCAGCCGCAATGGAAGTTGCCTCTACCGCTGGCGAACAGTCTCCGATCTCGGCAGCGACAGCGGAGGTCAGCGATGCAGATTTTGAAGCGCGTGTGGCAGCCGCGATGGCTGCTTATAGCCACGCCACCGCCCCGGTTGAAGTGCATGAAAGTCCGGTAGTGGCGCCGGTAGAAATTCAGCCTGAACCGCCGGCCCCTGCGGCCCCGGTGTCTGAGGCAAGGCCAGTAGAAGAAGCAGTGCCCTCGTTCGAATATCGTCCGCCAGTGCGCATTGCCGAGCCTGTGGAGATGGCTCCTGCGGCCTCTGTTGAAAGCATAGCGGCTGTTCCAGAGAGCATCGATCCGCCTTTGGCTTCGGCGCATGAAGCCATGACTCATCAGGTGCATGAAGCTGTTACGTCCGGCGTGGAAGCTGCGGCTGTTGCAGCAGCAACGGAAACCGGAGCAGAACACCATAACATCGCCCAGGCCGTGCATCGCGTGATGGAGCGGCTGAAGCCGGAATTGGTGGAAGAAATCATGCGCGAGCTGCGGTCAAAGAAATAAGCGCAACAATCCTGTGTTCCTGAAGCGGCGTCTCTGGCGTCGCTTTTTGCATTTCAGTGCTCCATGCATGAGCGGGTTGCCTTTAAGCAGCAGCTCTGGCGCAATTCTTGCCACAACAGCGCATCGCGGCATGGAATCTAACTTCACAGACCAGAATTCGATGGCGCAGTGAAGGGAGAAAAGATTTATGCGGAGCATTTTGAGGGCTTCAATTTTAAAATCCGGGGCGGTGGCTGTGATGTTCATTGTGGGACTGGGAATTTCCCAGGCACAGTCGATGCCGCCAGGATCGTATCAACAAACTTGCAGGAACATTGATTTTCACGATGACGTCCTGATGGCAAACTGCCAGGATTCCGGCGGACGCTGGCAAAGCGCTCTGCTACGCGACGTGCAAAGCTGCCGCAGCGACATTATTAACGACGATGGCGCTTTGCGGTGCAGCAGAAGCGGCGGAGTTAACGGCGGCGTTGCTGCGGGACTTCCGGGCGGTTCTTACACGCAGTCCTGCCAGGATGTGCATGCAAGCGGTGACGACCTGCACGCCCGTTGCCCAACATCAAATGGCGACTGGAAAGATACCAAGCTGGACGACTACAACAAATGCCGTGGCGAAATAGTGAATGATAACGGCAAGCTGCGCTGCGTTTCGGGCGTTTATGGCGGGCCGGGCGTGCCTGTGGGTGGTTATCAGGGCTATCCATCGGCGGCCGGCGGCTTTACCGGCTCATATACCCAGACCTGCAAGGACATCAAGAGCCATGGCGATGATCTTGAAGCACGTTGCAAGACCGTAAACGGCGATTGGAACAATAGCAAGCTCGATGATTACCGGAAATGCAAGGGACAAATCATCAATGACGATGGCAACCTGAAATGCGTGGCTGCTGGATACGGAATCGGACGTGGCGGTTATCCGGCAGGCACCTATCAGCAGGGAAACTTTCCGGCAGGTTCTTACACGCAGTCATGCGACAGCATTCACATCGATGGTGACGACCTGAAGGCCCACTGCCAGACCAGGGATGGTGGATCGCGAGACGCCAAGCTGGATGACTTCCAAAAGTGCAAAAGTGACATCATTAATGATGATGGCCGCTTGCGCTGCGAACGGTAAATAGGGAGTAATCTGAAATCGCGCGATCAGCAATTAGTGGCAGGATTTGCTGTTTGCGCGATTTTCTTTTTAACGTCAGGCCTCTTTCTCTTGGTTCGACAATAAATCGCTGCAATTCGCCGACGGTTGCTCACATCCGCATTGCGCCTGTAATATCGAAGATTAGCTCCTTACGGCGCACATGTCCCACGAACTCCCAAAAACCTATGATCCCAGCGCCATTGAAGTGCGCTGGGCGGAATACTGGGTCGCGGAAAAGCTATTCTCCGTGAAGACGCCGGAGCCTGGCTCGCCGGAGGCTGCCAAGCCCATCTTTACCATGTTGCTGCCGCCGCCGAATGTTACCGGTCGGCTGCACATGGGCCACATGCTCAACCAGACGGAGATGGATATCATCACCCGCTGGCAGCGTATGCGCGGCTTTACCGCGCTCTGGCTTCCGGGCACCGATCACGCGGGCATCGCCACGCAGATGATGGTGGAGCGCCAGCTTGCCACGGAAGGCAAGAGCCGGCAAGGGTTGGGACGAGAAGCGTTTCTTCAACGCGTCTGGGAGTGGAAAAAGCATTATGGCGGCGCCATTCAGGCGCAGATGAAGCGGCTGGGCGCGTCTGTAGACTGGGACCGCGAGTACTTCACCATGGACGAGAACCTCTCTCGCGCCGTGATTGAATGCTTCGTCCGCCTGCATGAGCAGGGACTGATTTATCGCGGCAAGTACATCGTGAACTGGTGCCCTCGCTGCATGACGGCCATCTCCGATCTGGAAGTCGTGCATGAAGATTTTGCCGGCAAACTCTATGAGTTCCGCTATCCGCTGGCTGACGACCCCAAGCAGTTTGTCACCATCGCCACCACGCGGCCGGAAACCATGCTGGGTGACACGGCGGTAGCGGTCAATCCGAAAGACGAGCGATATAAAAAACTCGTCGGCAAAAAACTGCGTCTGCCGCTGGTGGACCGCGAGATTCCCATCATCGCCGATGATTTTGCCGATCCGCAGTTTGGCAGCGGCGCGGTAAAGGTCACGCCTGCGCACGATCCCAATGACTTTGCTATTGGCTTGCGCCACAACCTGCCGCAGATCAACGTAATGGACGATCAGGCGCGCATCAATGAGAATGGCGGGGCGTATAAAGGTCTGGATCGCTTTGAAGCGCGGGAAAAAATCCTGCGCGACCTGGAAGAGCTTGGCTTGCTGGCAGGCATCAAGGACCATACGCTGGCTATCGGCAAGTGTGACCGCTGCAAGACCATTGTGGAGCCGCGCCTTTCCACGCAATGGTTCATCAAAATTCAGCCGCTGGCAGATCGCGCGATTGAAGCCGTGGAAAAAGGCGAGATCAAGTTCACCCCGGAGAATTACGCCAAGACTTATTTCGAGTGGATGCGCAACATCCATGACTGGTGCATCTCCCGCCAGCTCTGGTGGGGACATCGCATTCCAGCATGGCACTGCCAGGGGTGCTCGCACATTACTGTTGCGCGTACAGCGCCGAAGACGTGCGAAAAATGCGGCGGCAACAAGCTCACACAGGATAACGACGTGCTGGACACGTGGTTCTCTTCTGGCTTGCTGCCATTCACCGTCTTTGGCTGGCCGGAAAAGACACGCGATCTTGACGTTTTTTATCCCACCACGCTGCTCATTACCGGCTTTGACATCCTGTTTTTCTGGGTGGCGCGCATGATTATGCTGGGCTG
The genomic region above belongs to Terriglobia bacterium and contains:
- the rpe gene encoding ribulose-phosphate 3-epimerase, which translates into the protein MIELAPSILSADFAHLADQIQAVAEGGATVLHVDVMDGHFVPNITIGPPVVASVRKVTNLPLDCHLMIENPDQYIPAFVDAGADWISVHQEACVHLNRTIELIRSHGANPGVVINPATPVGTLEEVLDMVHHVLVMSVNPGFGGQKFIPSSLEKVRKLALMRTARNANFRIEIDGGMAPDTIGQAVRAGVEVLVAGNAVFGKGNPRENTQRLLKLATEATLQRV
- the bamD gene encoding outer membrane protein assembly factor BamD, which translates into the protein MVRKILVSAVLAGAVLASSGCHHKVQNPLANIDSKQPDKSLFDRSMDSMKKARYQEARTLLETLINTYPDSEYIARAKLALGDAWYNEGGKAAWQQAESEYKDFQTFFPNLPEASEAQLKIASMHYREMEKPDRDYAEAQRAADEYKQLIQQYPDSPLVPQAKQKLREVQEILGERQYRIAHFYYLRDNLAASQARLQSLTESYPLYSQSDEALFELGNIYEKEAAGLRKQKMPEAQREKLVAQFEKKAIDAYSRIITRYPATDRVGDAKRRLEALKAPIPQPTAEALAESKAEEASREKLKLVAKLTGNFKKHPNVAPATKVGEPNLQDETVTSAPAIINDLNQQVSGVAPSNSVGVQAVGTGTGTPDANEKAPGTADTTPADGAAAKPALPQVNEIQKPDPASSSQTTAQDGQAAADKQAAPVDRKQESSSKKKEKKGLRKLIPF
- a CDS encoding response regulator, giving the protein MSLRILFADDSMTAQNMGKKILSDAGYDVVAVSNGAAAVKKIAEQKPDIIILDVYMPGYSGLEVCEKVRGSLETMKTPVLLTVGKMEPYKPEDANRVKADGVIIKPFEASDLLAIIKKFEERIGQMPAPPIVQQAARAEVQYQEDTSAAVEHLDHNSMGKPSSQPMVEVPDHMAGAAAFNDMLGADSSIAPQHFGVSSPAATFETSVIVPAPPIPTADYELPGGWKEEARPEPAAVAPAAEPEPEITATPVEVAPEPVAAEVEPETVAMEPLADPETNAMPMEAAEASSAAAVEPAHPQFIPVYKEPEPQPQADAASYEVLPTAAPPTGEIEIPREPELQETADETTRATVADRVEPGLLSTLESVADAARKAASEEHPAYHPNAAAQEAPSAAAMEVASTAGEQSPISAATAEVSDADFEARVAAAMAAYSHATAPVEVHESPVVAPVEIQPEPPAPAAPVSEARPVEEAVPSFEYRPPVRIAEPVEMAPAASVESIAAVPESIDPPLASAHEAMTHQVHEAVTSGVEAAAVAAATETGAEHHNIAQAVHRVMERLKPELVEEIMRELRSKK
- a CDS encoding CVNH domain-containing protein codes for the protein MRSILRASILKSGAVAVMFIVGLGISQAQSMPPGSYQQTCRNIDFHDDVLMANCQDSGGRWQSALLRDVQSCRSDIINDDGALRCSRSGGVNGGVAAGLPGGSYTQSCQDVHASGDDLHARCPTSNGDWKDTKLDDYNKCRGEIVNDNGKLRCVSGVYGGPGVPVGGYQGYPSAAGGFTGSYTQTCKDIKSHGDDLEARCKTVNGDWNNSKLDDYRKCKGQIINDDGNLKCVAAGYGIGRGGYPAGTYQQGNFPAGSYTQSCDSIHIDGDDLKAHCQTRDGGSRDAKLDDFQKCKSDIINDDGRLRCER
- a CDS encoding valine--tRNA ligase: MSHELPKTYDPSAIEVRWAEYWVAEKLFSVKTPEPGSPEAAKPIFTMLLPPPNVTGRLHMGHMLNQTEMDIITRWQRMRGFTALWLPGTDHAGIATQMMVERQLATEGKSRQGLGREAFLQRVWEWKKHYGGAIQAQMKRLGASVDWDREYFTMDENLSRAVIECFVRLHEQGLIYRGKYIVNWCPRCMTAISDLEVVHEDFAGKLYEFRYPLADDPKQFVTIATTRPETMLGDTAVAVNPKDERYKKLVGKKLRLPLVDREIPIIADDFADPQFGSGAVKVTPAHDPNDFAIGLRHNLPQINVMDDQARINENGGAYKGLDRFEAREKILRDLEELGLLAGIKDHTLAIGKCDRCKTIVEPRLSTQWFIKIQPLADRAIEAVEKGEIKFTPENYAKTYFEWMRNIHDWCISRQLWWGHRIPAWHCQGCSHITVARTAPKTCEKCGGNKLTQDNDVLDTWFSSGLLPFTVFGWPEKTRDLDVFYPTTLLITGFDILFFWVARMIMLGCHFMAGHPQGTVPFKNVYIHALVRDADRQKMSKTKGNVIDPIEVTEKYGTDAVRFTLASMASPGTDIAFSESRTDGYRAFANKIWNAARFMFMNLDRVEGATLTGGAKPEQLAKLENRWIYSRFNRVAGEVNQSLADYRFDEAANTIYKFFWGEFCDWYLEIIKPALSGNPEEARSAVALLGDLFEGSLRLLSPFMPFITEEVWHAMYEGKPPAKSIALARYPELDQRWLNDQAEEQMLVLQDLIEKVRNMRAEMKVEPKVKTPVKIHAAADVTKLVTENRGMVERLAGVDGIEFVNESLAQIPGARTTPKFEVALVYEQKIDVAAERERLTKDLAKLEGELANADRQLGNQQFLAKAPAPVVEGIRRRQGELHTLIEKGKAALAKLG